In Paractinoplanes brasiliensis, the following proteins share a genomic window:
- a CDS encoding sterol carrier family protein: MSPAHNKSESVKQALDALDRGVEPERSVLRDAVRALLTELSRKAPGRSVEVRIPPFGAIQCVPGPRHTRGTPPNVVEADPVTWVLVATERVSWADALSDGRLRASGIRTDLTEYLPLSGDAAEK, from the coding sequence GTGTCCCCTGCGCACAATAAATCCGAGTCCGTGAAGCAAGCGTTGGACGCGCTGGACCGAGGCGTCGAACCCGAGAGATCAGTGCTGCGTGACGCTGTGCGAGCGCTGCTGACCGAGCTGTCCCGCAAGGCGCCCGGCCGATCGGTGGAGGTGCGGATTCCGCCTTTCGGTGCGATTCAGTGTGTTCCTGGTCCCAGACACACCCGCGGCACACCGCCCAATGTGGTCGAAGCCGATCCGGTGACGTGGGTGCTCGTGGCCACGGAGCGTGTGAGCTGGGCCGATGCGCTGAGTGACGGACGCCTTCGGGCGAGTGGCATTCGCACCGACCTGACCGAATACCTTCCGCTCTCCGGCGACGCCGCGGAGAAGTAG
- the purF gene encoding amidophosphoribosyltransferase: MPRGDGRLTDDLDPQERGPQDACGVFGVWAPEEEVAKLTYFGLFALQHRGQEAAGIAVSDGSGVVVYKDLGLVSQVFDEPTLASLRGHLAIGHTRYSTTGGSNWENAQPTIRATTAGTTIALAHNGNLVNTAELSREVAERGLEVDSATSDTALVTTLLASRPDLSVEAAALEVLPGLKGAFSFVFMDESTLYAARDPQGVRPLVLGRMDRGWVIASETAALDIVGASFVREVEPGEMLAVDEHGLRSTRFAAPEPKGCLFEYVYLARPDTTIAGRNMYSARVEIGRVLAREHPVEADLVIPVPESGTPAAIGYAEESGIPYSAGLTKNAYVGRTFIQPSQTIRQLGIRLKLNPLREVVRGKRLVVVDDSIVRGNTQRALVRMLREAGALEVHVRISSPPVKWPCFYGIDFATRAELLANGLDNEGIRRSIGADSLGYVSLDGLVSATEQPKTRLCMACFDGHYPIELPAGNLIGKHLLEGVGKRASMPSASDEAATAAVAELETEYDVREFAGQGGSA, translated from the coding sequence GTGCCCCGAGGCGACGGCCGGTTGACCGACGATCTCGACCCCCAGGAGCGTGGCCCCCAGGATGCCTGCGGCGTCTTCGGAGTCTGGGCCCCCGAGGAAGAGGTCGCCAAACTCACCTACTTCGGGCTCTTCGCTCTGCAGCACCGCGGCCAGGAAGCCGCCGGTATTGCGGTGAGTGACGGCTCGGGCGTGGTGGTCTACAAGGATCTCGGTCTCGTGTCGCAGGTCTTCGACGAGCCCACGCTGGCCAGCCTGCGGGGCCACCTCGCGATCGGTCACACGCGTTACTCCACCACCGGCGGCTCGAACTGGGAGAACGCCCAGCCGACGATCCGTGCCACCACGGCCGGCACGACGATCGCGCTGGCGCACAACGGCAACCTGGTCAACACGGCCGAGCTGTCCCGTGAGGTCGCCGAGCGGGGCCTGGAAGTTGACAGCGCCACCTCGGACACCGCGCTGGTGACCACGCTGCTGGCGAGCCGCCCCGACCTGTCGGTGGAGGCCGCCGCGCTCGAGGTGCTGCCCGGTCTCAAGGGCGCGTTCAGCTTCGTCTTCATGGACGAGAGCACCCTCTACGCGGCCCGCGACCCCCAGGGCGTGCGACCGCTGGTGCTCGGCCGCATGGATCGCGGCTGGGTGATCGCCAGCGAGACGGCCGCCCTCGACATCGTCGGCGCGAGCTTCGTGCGTGAGGTCGAGCCGGGCGAGATGCTCGCGGTCGACGAGCACGGCCTGCGCTCCACCCGGTTCGCCGCGCCCGAGCCCAAGGGTTGCCTCTTCGAGTACGTCTACCTGGCCCGCCCCGATACGACGATCGCCGGCCGGAACATGTACTCGGCCCGCGTCGAGATCGGCCGTGTGCTGGCCCGCGAGCACCCCGTCGAGGCCGACCTGGTCATCCCGGTCCCCGAGTCGGGCACCCCGGCCGCGATCGGTTACGCCGAGGAATCCGGCATTCCGTACAGCGCCGGCCTCACCAAGAACGCGTACGTCGGCCGCACCTTCATCCAGCCGTCGCAGACGATCCGCCAGCTCGGCATCCGGCTCAAGCTCAACCCGCTGCGCGAGGTCGTACGGGGCAAGCGCCTGGTCGTGGTCGACGACTCGATCGTCCGTGGCAACACCCAGCGAGCCCTCGTCCGCATGTTGCGCGAGGCCGGCGCGCTCGAGGTGCACGTGCGCATCTCGTCACCGCCGGTGAAGTGGCCCTGCTTCTACGGCATCGATTTCGCCACCCGGGCCGAACTGCTGGCGAACGGGCTCGACAACGAGGGCATCCGCCGCTCGATCGGAGCCGACTCCCTGGGTTATGTTTCCCTGGACGGTCTGGTGTCGGCGACCGAGCAGCCGAAGACCCGCCTGTGCATGGCCTGCTTCGACGGGCACTATCCGATCGAGCTGCCGGCGGGCAACCTGATCGGCAAGCACCTGCTCGAGGGGGTCGGCAAGCGCGCCTCCATGCCGTCGGCGAGCGACGAGGCGGCGACCGCTGCGGTCGCCGAGCTCGAGACGGAGTACGACGTGCGTGAGTTCGCCGGTCAGGGCGGCAGCGCGTGA
- the purM gene encoding phosphoribosylformylglycinamidine cyclo-ligase: protein MTHVSERNGAGSNGAEGADRQPWTAGAGRGVRKRTATYADAGVSIEAGDRAVELLKTKVKKTTRPEVMGDLGGFSGLFKLNTAKYKSPILASSTDGVGTKLVIAQQLDIHDTIGIDLVAMVVDDLVACGAEPLFLLDYIACGEVVPDKVAEIGAGIADGCRYAGCALLGGETAEHPGVLRPDEYDVSATGVGVVEESEILGRERVEVGDAVIAMRSSGLHSNGYSLVRHVLLGAGRMRLDSVVDDFGSQRTLGEELLTPTKIYAKDCLGLIEETDVRAFSHVTGGGIPGNLNRILPGNADAVVDRSTWRPQPIFDLIQAKGRIEDNEMEATFNMGVGMFAIVSSDDADRAMAYLTGRGVEAWQVGEVIDGSGEVQMMGQYTRG, encoded by the coding sequence GTGACGCACGTGTCCGAGCGCAACGGTGCCGGGTCCAACGGCGCTGAGGGCGCCGACCGCCAGCCCTGGACGGCCGGCGCCGGCCGTGGGGTGCGCAAGCGCACGGCGACGTACGCGGACGCGGGCGTCTCGATCGAGGCCGGTGACCGCGCCGTCGAGCTGCTCAAGACGAAGGTCAAGAAGACCACCCGGCCCGAGGTCATGGGCGACCTGGGCGGCTTCTCCGGGCTGTTCAAGCTGAACACGGCGAAGTACAAGAGCCCGATCCTGGCCTCGTCGACCGACGGTGTCGGCACCAAGCTGGTGATCGCCCAGCAGCTCGACATCCACGACACGATCGGCATCGACCTGGTCGCCATGGTCGTCGACGACCTGGTCGCCTGTGGCGCCGAGCCGCTGTTCCTGCTCGACTACATCGCCTGCGGCGAGGTCGTGCCGGACAAGGTGGCCGAGATCGGCGCCGGCATCGCGGACGGCTGCCGTTACGCGGGCTGCGCGCTGCTGGGTGGCGAGACGGCCGAGCACCCCGGCGTCCTGCGGCCCGACGAGTACGACGTCTCCGCCACCGGGGTCGGCGTGGTGGAAGAGAGTGAGATCCTGGGCCGCGAGCGGGTCGAGGTGGGCGACGCGGTGATCGCGATGCGCTCCTCGGGTCTGCACTCCAACGGCTATTCGCTCGTACGTCACGTGCTGCTCGGGGCCGGCCGTATGCGTCTCGACTCCGTGGTCGACGACTTCGGCAGCCAGCGCACCCTGGGCGAGGAACTCCTCACGCCCACCAAGATCTATGCCAAGGACTGCCTGGGCCTGATCGAGGAGACCGACGTCCGCGCGTTCTCGCACGTGACCGGCGGCGGCATCCCCGGCAACCTCAACCGCATCCTGCCCGGGAACGCCGACGCGGTGGTCGACCGCTCGACCTGGCGCCCGCAGCCCATCTTCGACCTCATCCAGGCCAAGGGCCGGATCGAGGACAACGAGATGGAGGCCACGTTCAACATGGGCGTGGGCATGTTCGCGATCGTCTCGTCCGACGACGCCGACCGCGCGATGGCCTATCTCACCGGCCGCGGCGTCGAGGCGTGGCAGGTCGGCGAGGTCATCGACGGCAGCGGCGAGGTGCAGATGATGGGGCAATACACCCGCGGCTGA